Proteins encoded in a region of the Manis javanica isolate MJ-LG chromosome 15, MJ_LKY, whole genome shotgun sequence genome:
- the XIRP1 gene encoding xin actin-binding repeat-containing protein 1 isoform X1: MAEAQMQVAPTPTIRMATTQDLPLPPPLAPEDLPLPPPKECFSKFHQQRQASELRRLYRHIHPELRRNLAEAVAEDLAEVLGSEEPTEGDVQCLRWIFENWRLDAIGDHERPFAKEPVPGGDVQGTSHKFEEGTFVHSTGQEPAGPQPHRGDVRATRWLFETKPLDELTGQEALEATVRGPEASGDVQGARMLFETQPLDRLGSRPSLQEQSPLELRSEIQELKGDVKKTVKLFQTEPLCAIQDAEGAMHEVRAACREEIQSHAVRTARWLFETQPLDAINQDPSRVRVIRGISLEEGARPDVSATRWIFETQPLDAIRETVVDEKDFQPSPDLIPPGPDVQQQRHLFETRALDTLKGEEEAGEEAPPKEEVVPGNVRSTLWLFETKPLDTHRDEVQVGHLQCVGTRENLGLVHEHPSSDGSSALASSQSAPQGEGVKGDVKSFKSLFETLPLDSIGQGEVLAHMNVSRVEGTDSVGQSQDVGSPVYAMQDSKGHLHALTSVSREQVVGGDVQGYRWMFETQPLDKLSRSTSTVDVVRGITRQEMVAGDVGTARWLFETQPLEVIHQREQQERQEEEGKGQAGPQPEAPLKGDVQTIRWLFETCPMSKLVGKQGSEVTDPTTKAKARSCTWMFTPQALDRPEGSREQHLQVSQIQAGERQTDGRVFETEPLWAPCQPCGRGPVRHCSRVEIPSGQVSRQKEVFQALEASKTEGPGSREIPEPISAGSVHKFTWLFENCPMGSLAAESIRGGNLQEEQPMGTSSKGVREKPETAAEGTLWTLHATPGILHHGGILMEARGPGELCLAKYVLPGPGQGAPCIQKEELVSGELPRIVRQVLRRPDVDQQGLLVQEDPAGHLRLKPLRLPAPSSSGNVEDMDPEFQQLLACGLGTSMARTGLVMQETEQGMVALTAYSLQPRPAGRAPERSSVQLLASCIDKGDLSGLHSLRWEPPSDPSPVPASEGAQKLPPTESIIHVPPLDPSMGMGHLRGPGATPSPMQAIGKAVSLTKEDSCPGQKGMAALQKSGTTTLLPGPRAPDLGVTKQSLQMATAEAQSLNQQVLKKHWQGPSPGATSMPFQEGRLQAPIKAAVAAQSNTGPIAGGDPKIPAAPRKVSGEQKALSGGLPGGWVTIQDGIYTAHPVRTFDPPRAIQPSEGGRSPRGRETTVSVQAPSPLQEVPGQGLQPGWEEPGGPEQVTAGVRPRGLQATETTLKPALLVHQTLASGPQAAGACRHSHNASVPPPPPLPAAVTGPDFPAQACRAEDTIRQVSEPLQDPLLHSHSSPADQRTPEESQTKTLKLEPTLPSRKKPQLPPKPAHLSQIPPPQRLPRPSAPSLNSSKVRQGEYTQGETDAVIPRPAKVPTIPDLGHISLAGHPGGQSQPSPQGGPECSKSQPAGRRAQSPKPPTLSGLSSDPTSPQQRSPPGDKPTEVSQQGSPEGCQQGLQGLLSQGQTPEKEAASSVDVGALRRLFEAMPQLGVTPQPTAAPSKPEPSVEQAFGELTKVSTEVARLKEQTLARLLDIEEAVHKALSSMSSLQPEVSTRSHSQGPIKDHSSCKVSVMDSSRARPNCSGQEVRGQTTVKSQTGVTCYTEVQSQAKVRSHTEFRGQAASTTPSTRRLGTLREKPTFPQVCLPAESPSSPTFISIQSAPRKLLEAPSPRVSPNISAKSTHLAQDVSQALIYQKGVQDKAGKKATQCSRQPEPAPASAGALPTGRQRSTLELQTRTLTEQDEEVGQCASSTVMASCSEVTEGAELPRGPGPHLGLHASPLLRQFLHSPAGLKGAQAAAGVACVPGGHSQSAAQ; encoded by the coding sequence ATGGCTGAGGCCCAGATGCAGGTGGCCCCCACACCAACCATCCGGATGGCGACTACACAGGacctgcccctccctccacccctggcCCCGGAGGACCTGCCCCTGCCACCACCCAAGGAGTGCTTCTCCAAGTTCCACCAGCAGCGGCAAGCAAGCGAGCTCCGCCGCCTCTACAGGCACATCCACCCCGAGCTCCGCAGGAATCTGGCTGAGGCCGTGGCTGAAGACCTGGCTGAGGTTCTGGGTTCAGAGGAGCCCACCGAGGGTGACGTCCAGTGCCTGCGCTGGATCTTTGAGAACTGGCGGCTGGATGCCATTGGGGACCATGAGAGGCCATTTGCCAAGGAGCCTGTGCCTGGCGGTGATGTCCAGGGTACCTCCCACAAGTTTGAGGAAGGCACCTTTGTCCACAGCACGGGCCAGGAGCCAGCTGGACCACAGCCACACAGGGGGGACGTCCGTGCCACCCGCTGGCTGTTTGAGACAAAGCCGCTGGATGAGCTGACGGGCCAGGAGGCTCTGGAGGCTACCGTGAGGGGGCCTGAGGCCAGTGGGGACGTCCAGGGTGCCAGGATGCTCTTTGAGACCCAGCCACTGGACCGCCTAGGCTCTCGCCCCTCCCTCCAAGAGCAGAGCCCCTTGGAGTTGCGCTCAGAGATCCAGGAGCTGAAGGGTGATGTGAAGAAGACAGTGAAACTGTTCCAGACGGAGCCGCTCTGTGCCATCCAGGATGCAGAGGGTGCCATGCATGAGGTCAGGGCTGCGTGCCGGGAGGAGATCCAAAGCCATGCAGTGAGGACCGCCCGCTGGCTCTTCGAGACCCAACCACTGGATGCCATCAACCAGGACCCCAGCCGGGTGCGGGTGATCCGGGGGATCTCCCTGGAGGAGGGGGCCCGGCCAGATGTCAGTGCAACCCGCTGGATCTTTGAGACACAGCCACTGGATGCCATCCGGGAGACTGTGGTGGACGAGAAGGACTTCCAGCCTTCCCCAGACCTTATCCCTCCTGGTCCGGATGTCCAGCAGCAGCGGCATCTGTTTGAGACCCGAGCGCTAGACACTCtaaagggggaggaggaggcaggggaggaggccCCACCCAAAGAGGAAGTAGTCCCTGGCAATGTCCGCTCTACCCTGTGGCTCTTTGAGACGAAGCCCCTGGACACCCACAGAGATGAGGTCCAAGTGGGTCACCTGCAATGTGTGGGTACCCGGGAGAACTTGGGGCTCGTGCACGAGCATCCATCCAGTGATGGCTCCTCAGCACTGGCCAGCTCCCAGAGTGCCCCCCAGGGGGAGGGGGTGAAGGGTGATGTGAAGTCCTTCAAGAGCCTTTTTGAGACCCTTCCTCTGGACAGCATTGGGCAGGGTGAGGTTCTGGCTCACATGAATGTGAGCAGAGTGGAAGGCACTGATTCTGTGGGGCAGTCCCAGGATGTGGGGTCCCCAGTGTATGCCATGCAGGATAGCAAAGGCCACCTCCATGCCCTGACTTCTGTCAGCAGGGAGCAGGTAGTTGGAGGTGATGTGCAGGGCTACAGATGGATGTTTGAGACACAGCCCCTAGACAAACTGAGCCGAAGCACCAGTACCGTCGATGTGGTGCGGGGCATCACCCGGCAGGAAATGGTGGCTGGGGACGTGGGCACTGCCCGGTGGCTCTTTGAGACCCAGCCCCTGGAGGTAATCCACCAGCGGGAGCAGcaggaaaggcaggaagaagagggaaagggTCAGGCAGGCCCCCAGCCTGAGGCACCTCTGAAGGGTGATGTGCAGACAATCCGGTGGTTGTTTGAGACATGCCCAATGAGCAAGTTGGTGGGAAAGCAGGGCTCAGAGGTCACAGATCCCACAACTAAGGCCAAGGCACGGTCCTGCACCTGGATGTTCACACCCCAAGCCCTGGACAGGCCAGAAGGCTCCAGGGAACAGCACCTGCAGGTTAGCCAGATACAGGCTGGGGAAAGACAGACTGATGGACGAGTCTTTGAGACTGAGCCTCTGTGGGCCCCATGCCAGCCCTGTGGAAGAGGGCCTGTACGACACTGCAGCAGAGTGGAGATCCCTTCTGGGCAGGTGTCTCGTCAAAAAGAGGTTTTCCAAGCCCTGGAGGCAAGCAAGACGGAAGGGCCAGGGTCCAGGGAAATCCCTGAGCCCATCTCTGCGGGCTCTGTGCACAAGTTCACCTGGCTCTTTGAGAATTGTCCCATGGGCTCCCTGGCAGCTGAAAGCATCCGAGGGGGCAACCTCCAGGAAGAACAGCCCATGGGGACCTCCAGCAAAGGGGTGCGGGAGAAGCCGGAGACTGCAGCCGAGGGGACCCTGTGGACTCTGCATGCCACACCTGGCATCCTGCACCATGGAGGCATCCTCATGGAGGCCCGAGGGCCTGGGGAGCTGTGCCTTGCCAAGTATGTGCTCCCAGGTCCAGGGCAGGGGGCGCCCTGCATACAGAAGGAGGAGCTGGTGTCTGGTGAACTTCCCCGGATTGTCCGCCAAGTGTTGCGCCGGCCAGACGTGGACCAGCAGGGGTTGCTGGTTCAGGAGGACCCAGCAGGCCACCTCCGGCTCAAGCCACTGAGGCTGCCAGCTCCCAGCAGCAGTGGGAATGTTGAGGACATGGATCCCGAGTTCCAGCAGTTGCTGGCTTGTGGCCTGGGGACTTCCATGGCAAGGACTGGGCTGGTGATGCAGGAGACAGAGCAGGGCATGGTTGCACTGACCGCCTACTCCTTGCAGCCCCGGCCAGCTGGCAGGGCCCCTGAGAGGAGTAGTGTGCAGCTGCTGGCCAGCTGCATAGACAAAGGAGACCTGAGTGGCCTGCACAGTCTGCGGTGGGAGCCTCCGTCTGACCCAAGTCCAGTGCCAGCCAGCGAAGGGGCCCAGAAGTTGCCTCCAACTGAGAGCATCATCCATGTTCCCCCCCTGGACCCCAGCATGGGGATGGGGCATCTGAGAGGCCCGGGAGCTACCCCTTCCCCCATGCAGGCCATTGGAAAGGCAGTCTCTCTAACTAAGGAAGACAGTTGCCCTGGGCAGAAAGGGATGGCAGCTTTGCAAAAGTCAGGAACAACGACTCTACTCCCCGGGCCCAGGGCCCCAGACCTTGGGGTCACCAAGCAGAGTCTGCAGATGGCAACAGCTGAAGCCCAAAGCCTGAACCAGcaggtgctgaaaaagcactggCAGGGTCCCAGCCCAGGAGCCACTTCCATGCCCTTCCAGGAGGGTCGTCTGCAAGCACCCATCAAGGCTGCTGTGGCTGCCCAGAGCAACACTGGCCCTATAGCTGGAGGTGACCCCAAGATCCCAGCAGCCCCCAGAAAGGTCAGTGGGGAACAAAAAGCACTGTCTGGAGGACTACCTGGGGGGTGGGTGACCATTCAGGATGGCATCTACACTGCTCACCCCGTGAGGACCTTTGACCCACCTAGGGCTATCCAGCCTTCTGAGGGGGGACGCTCACCAAGGGGCAGGGAGACTACCGTCTCAGTCCAGGCTCCAAGCCCACTCCAGGAAGTTCCAGGCCAGGGTCTCCAGCCTGGCTGGGAGGAGCCTGGGGGTCCAGAGCAGGTGACAGCAGGAGTCAGACCACGGGGCCTCCAAGCCACCGAGACCACACTGAAGCCCGCCCTGCTAGTCCACCAGACTCTGGCCTCTGGGCCTCAGGCTGCAGGTGCCTGCCGGCACTCCCATAATGcctctgttcctcctcctcctcctctcccagctgCTGTGACAGGACCTGACTTCCCAGCCCAAGCCTGCCGTGCTGAAGACACCATCAGGCAGGTCTCCGAGCCCCTGCAGGACCCCCTTCTCCATTCCCACAGCAGCCCTGCTGACCAGAGAACCCCTGAGGAATCACAGACAAAGACCCTGAAACTGGAGCCCACCCTTCCCTCAAGGAAGAAGCCTCAGCTGCCCCCCAAACCTGCACATCTAAGCCAGATCCCCCCTCCTCAGAGGCTGCCCAGGCCCTCAGCTCCATCTCTCAACTCCTCCAAGGTGAGGCAAGGAGAGTACACACAAGGTGAGACAGATGCAGTCATTCCTCGGCCGGCCAAGGTCCCCACCATTCCAGACCTGGGACACATATCTCTGGCTGGGCATCCTGGGGGACAGAgccagcccagcccccaaggtggccCTGAGTGCAGCAAGAGTCAACCTGCAGGCAGAAGGGCCCAGAGCCCTAAGCCTCCCACGCTCTCGGGTCTCAGCAGTGACCCCACCTCACCACAGCAGAGAAGCCCCCCTGGAGACAAGCCCACAGAAGTTTCCCAGCAAGGTTCCCCTGAGGGATGCCAGCAAGGGCTCCAGGGCCTCCTGAGCCAGGGGCAAACCCCAGAGAAGGAGGCTGCAAGCAGTGTGGACGTAGGGGCGCTGCGGAGGCTCTTTGAGGCTATGCCCCAGCTGGGAGTGACCCCTCAGCCTACTGCTGCCCCCAGCAAGCCCGAACCCTCGGTGGAGCAGGCCTTTGGGGAGCTGACAAAGGTTAGCACGGAGGTGGCCCGGCTGAAGGAACAGACCCTGGCCAGGCTGCTGGACATTGAGGAGGCTGTGCACAAGGCCCTCAGCTCCATGTCCAGCCTGCAGCCAGAGGTTAGCACCAGGAGCCATTCGCAAGGACCTATAAAGGACCACAGTTCCTGCAAGGTCAGTGTCATGGACAGCAGTAGAGCCAGGCCCAATTGCTCAGGCCAGGAGGTCAGGGGTCAAACCACAGTCAAGAGCCAAACTGGGGTTACATGCTATACTGAAGTCCAGAGCCAAGCGAAGGTCAGAAGCCACACAGAGTTCAGAGGTCAAGCAGCTTCCACCACCCCTTCCACTAGGAGGCTAGGGACATTAAGAGAAAAGCCAACCTTCCCTCAGGTCTGCCTCCCAGCAGAGTCACCCTCCTCCCCAACCTTCATCTCCATCCAGTCAGCCCCAAGGAAGCTTCTAGAGGCTCCCAGCCCCAGGGTCAGCCCCAATATCTCAGCAAAAAGTACACACCTGGCCCAGGATGTGAGCCAGGCACTGATCTACCAGAAGGGTGTCCAGGACAAGGCTGGGAAGAAGGCCACCCAGTGCTCTAGACAGCCGGAGCCCGCCCCAGCCTCAGCCGGCGCCCTGCCCACGGGGCGGCAGAGGAGCACTCTGGAGCTGCAGACAAGGACCTTGACAGAGCAGGACGAGGAGGTGGGCCAGTGTGCGAGCAGCACAGTAATGGCATCCTGCTCTGAGGTCACTGAGGGAGCAGAGCTGCCCAGGGGcccaggcccccaccttgggCTCCATGCCTCCCCCTTGCTCCGGCAGTTCCTGCACAGTCCAGCGGGGCTCAAAGGGGCCCAGGCAGCGGCTGGGGTGGCATGTGTGCCCGGTGGCCACTCTCAGTCAGCAGCCCAGTGA
- the XIRP1 gene encoding xin actin-binding repeat-containing protein 1 isoform X2: protein MAEAQMQVAPTPTIRMATTQDLPLPPPLAPEDLPLPPPKECFSKFHQQRQASELRRLYRHIHPELRRNLAEAVAEDLAEVLGSEEPTEGDVQCLRWIFENWRLDAIGDHERPFAKEPVPGGDVQGTSHKFEEGTFVHSTGQEPAGPQPHRGDVRATRWLFETKPLDELTGQEALEATVRGPEASGDVQGARMLFETQPLDRLGSRPSLQEQSPLELRSEIQELKGDVKKTVKLFQTEPLCAIQDAEGAMHEVRAACREEIQSHAVRTARWLFETQPLDAINQDPSRVRVIRGISLEEGARPDVSATRWIFETQPLDAIRETVVDEKDFQPSPDLIPPGPDVQQQRHLFETRALDTLKGEEEAGEEAPPKEEVVPGNVRSTLWLFETKPLDTHRDEVQVGHLQCVGTRENLGLVHEHPSSDGSSALASSQSAPQGEGVKGDVKSFKSLFETLPLDSIGQGEVLAHMNVSRVEGTDSVGQSQDVGSPVYAMQDSKGHLHALTSVSREQVVGGDVQGYRWMFETQPLDKLSRSTSTVDVVRGITRQEMVAGDVGTARWLFETQPLEVIHQREQQERQEEEGKGQAGPQPEAPLKGDVQTIRWLFETCPMSKLVGKQGSEVTDPTTKAKARSCTWMFTPQALDRPEGSREQHLQVSQIQAGERQTDGRVFETEPLWAPCQPCGRGPVRHCSRVEIPSGQVSRQKEVFQALEASKTEGPGSREIPEPISAGSVHKFTWLFENCPMGSLAAESIRGGNLQEEQPMGTSSKGVREKPETAAEGTLWTLHATPGILHHGGILMEARGPGELCLAKYVLPGPGQGAPCIQKEELVSGELPRIVRQVLRRPDVDQQGLLVQEDPAGHLRLKPLRLPAPSSSGNVEDMDPEFQQLLACGLGTSMARTGLVMQETEQGMVALTAYSLQPRPAGRAPERSSVQLLASCIDKGDLSGLHSLRWEPPSDPSPVPASEGAQKLPPTESIIHVPPLDPSMGMGHLRGPGATPSPMQAIGKAVSLTKEDSCPGQKGMAALQKSGTTTLLPGPRAPDLGVTKQSLQMATAEAQSLNQQVLKKHWQGPSPGATSMPFQEGRLQAPIKAAVAAQSNTGPIAGGDPKIPAAPRKLL from the exons ATGGCTGAGGCCCAGATGCAGGTGGCCCCCACACCAACCATCCGGATGGCGACTACACAGGacctgcccctccctccacccctggcCCCGGAGGACCTGCCCCTGCCACCACCCAAGGAGTGCTTCTCCAAGTTCCACCAGCAGCGGCAAGCAAGCGAGCTCCGCCGCCTCTACAGGCACATCCACCCCGAGCTCCGCAGGAATCTGGCTGAGGCCGTGGCTGAAGACCTGGCTGAGGTTCTGGGTTCAGAGGAGCCCACCGAGGGTGACGTCCAGTGCCTGCGCTGGATCTTTGAGAACTGGCGGCTGGATGCCATTGGGGACCATGAGAGGCCATTTGCCAAGGAGCCTGTGCCTGGCGGTGATGTCCAGGGTACCTCCCACAAGTTTGAGGAAGGCACCTTTGTCCACAGCACGGGCCAGGAGCCAGCTGGACCACAGCCACACAGGGGGGACGTCCGTGCCACCCGCTGGCTGTTTGAGACAAAGCCGCTGGATGAGCTGACGGGCCAGGAGGCTCTGGAGGCTACCGTGAGGGGGCCTGAGGCCAGTGGGGACGTCCAGGGTGCCAGGATGCTCTTTGAGACCCAGCCACTGGACCGCCTAGGCTCTCGCCCCTCCCTCCAAGAGCAGAGCCCCTTGGAGTTGCGCTCAGAGATCCAGGAGCTGAAGGGTGATGTGAAGAAGACAGTGAAACTGTTCCAGACGGAGCCGCTCTGTGCCATCCAGGATGCAGAGGGTGCCATGCATGAGGTCAGGGCTGCGTGCCGGGAGGAGATCCAAAGCCATGCAGTGAGGACCGCCCGCTGGCTCTTCGAGACCCAACCACTGGATGCCATCAACCAGGACCCCAGCCGGGTGCGGGTGATCCGGGGGATCTCCCTGGAGGAGGGGGCCCGGCCAGATGTCAGTGCAACCCGCTGGATCTTTGAGACACAGCCACTGGATGCCATCCGGGAGACTGTGGTGGACGAGAAGGACTTCCAGCCTTCCCCAGACCTTATCCCTCCTGGTCCGGATGTCCAGCAGCAGCGGCATCTGTTTGAGACCCGAGCGCTAGACACTCtaaagggggaggaggaggcaggggaggaggccCCACCCAAAGAGGAAGTAGTCCCTGGCAATGTCCGCTCTACCCTGTGGCTCTTTGAGACGAAGCCCCTGGACACCCACAGAGATGAGGTCCAAGTGGGTCACCTGCAATGTGTGGGTACCCGGGAGAACTTGGGGCTCGTGCACGAGCATCCATCCAGTGATGGCTCCTCAGCACTGGCCAGCTCCCAGAGTGCCCCCCAGGGGGAGGGGGTGAAGGGTGATGTGAAGTCCTTCAAGAGCCTTTTTGAGACCCTTCCTCTGGACAGCATTGGGCAGGGTGAGGTTCTGGCTCACATGAATGTGAGCAGAGTGGAAGGCACTGATTCTGTGGGGCAGTCCCAGGATGTGGGGTCCCCAGTGTATGCCATGCAGGATAGCAAAGGCCACCTCCATGCCCTGACTTCTGTCAGCAGGGAGCAGGTAGTTGGAGGTGATGTGCAGGGCTACAGATGGATGTTTGAGACACAGCCCCTAGACAAACTGAGCCGAAGCACCAGTACCGTCGATGTGGTGCGGGGCATCACCCGGCAGGAAATGGTGGCTGGGGACGTGGGCACTGCCCGGTGGCTCTTTGAGACCCAGCCCCTGGAGGTAATCCACCAGCGGGAGCAGcaggaaaggcaggaagaagagggaaagggTCAGGCAGGCCCCCAGCCTGAGGCACCTCTGAAGGGTGATGTGCAGACAATCCGGTGGTTGTTTGAGACATGCCCAATGAGCAAGTTGGTGGGAAAGCAGGGCTCAGAGGTCACAGATCCCACAACTAAGGCCAAGGCACGGTCCTGCACCTGGATGTTCACACCCCAAGCCCTGGACAGGCCAGAAGGCTCCAGGGAACAGCACCTGCAGGTTAGCCAGATACAGGCTGGGGAAAGACAGACTGATGGACGAGTCTTTGAGACTGAGCCTCTGTGGGCCCCATGCCAGCCCTGTGGAAGAGGGCCTGTACGACACTGCAGCAGAGTGGAGATCCCTTCTGGGCAGGTGTCTCGTCAAAAAGAGGTTTTCCAAGCCCTGGAGGCAAGCAAGACGGAAGGGCCAGGGTCCAGGGAAATCCCTGAGCCCATCTCTGCGGGCTCTGTGCACAAGTTCACCTGGCTCTTTGAGAATTGTCCCATGGGCTCCCTGGCAGCTGAAAGCATCCGAGGGGGCAACCTCCAGGAAGAACAGCCCATGGGGACCTCCAGCAAAGGGGTGCGGGAGAAGCCGGAGACTGCAGCCGAGGGGACCCTGTGGACTCTGCATGCCACACCTGGCATCCTGCACCATGGAGGCATCCTCATGGAGGCCCGAGGGCCTGGGGAGCTGTGCCTTGCCAAGTATGTGCTCCCAGGTCCAGGGCAGGGGGCGCCCTGCATACAGAAGGAGGAGCTGGTGTCTGGTGAACTTCCCCGGATTGTCCGCCAAGTGTTGCGCCGGCCAGACGTGGACCAGCAGGGGTTGCTGGTTCAGGAGGACCCAGCAGGCCACCTCCGGCTCAAGCCACTGAGGCTGCCAGCTCCCAGCAGCAGTGGGAATGTTGAGGACATGGATCCCGAGTTCCAGCAGTTGCTGGCTTGTGGCCTGGGGACTTCCATGGCAAGGACTGGGCTGGTGATGCAGGAGACAGAGCAGGGCATGGTTGCACTGACCGCCTACTCCTTGCAGCCCCGGCCAGCTGGCAGGGCCCCTGAGAGGAGTAGTGTGCAGCTGCTGGCCAGCTGCATAGACAAAGGAGACCTGAGTGGCCTGCACAGTCTGCGGTGGGAGCCTCCGTCTGACCCAAGTCCAGTGCCAGCCAGCGAAGGGGCCCAGAAGTTGCCTCCAACTGAGAGCATCATCCATGTTCCCCCCCTGGACCCCAGCATGGGGATGGGGCATCTGAGAGGCCCGGGAGCTACCCCTTCCCCCATGCAGGCCATTGGAAAGGCAGTCTCTCTAACTAAGGAAGACAGTTGCCCTGGGCAGAAAGGGATGGCAGCTTTGCAAAAGTCAGGAACAACGACTCTACTCCCCGGGCCCAGGGCCCCAGACCTTGGGGTCACCAAGCAGAGTCTGCAGATGGCAACAGCTGAAGCCCAAAGCCTGAACCAGcaggtgctgaaaaagcactggCAGGGTCCCAGCCCAGGAGCCACTTCCATGCCCTTCCAGGAGGGTCGTCTGCAAGCACCCATCAAGGCTGCTGTGGCTGCCCAGAGCAACACTGGCCCTATAGCTGGAGGTGACCCCAAGATCCCAGCAGCCCCCAGAAAG ctgCTGTGA